In Prosthecochloris sp. GSB1, the following proteins share a genomic window:
- the ffh gene encoding signal recognition particle protein, translating into MFDNLSDRLEATFRKLAGQATINEVNIGIAMRDIKRALLGADVNYKVTKKFVEDVREKALGQDVVKSVSPAQMIVKIVSDELTEIMGGENKPLNLTTKKLPAVVMVAGLQGSGKTTFCAKLARRLKKSGKHPMLVAADVYRPAAVEQLKTLGGQVDVPVFSVEEQDALKAAREGLEEARAKGIDVVIVDTAGRLQIDERMMDEAETLKEMLKPEELLFVVDAMIGQEAVNTAKAFNDRLDFDGVVLTKLDGDARGGAALSIKHVVDKPIKFMSVGEKVDDLDVFYPDRMAQRILGMGDIVSFVEKAQETLDIEKTRKMQSRLLKNEFDLEDFFDQLQQLKKMGSIQGLVEMVPGLNKMIPKKDLDDLDFKPIEAIISSMTREEKAAPEIINGSRRQRIARGSGTSVQDVNMLLKQFKEMKKMMSSVTKMTKSGRKILPQNLPLDKLLKR; encoded by the coding sequence ATGTTTGACAATTTAAGCGACAGGCTCGAGGCGACGTTCCGGAAGCTTGCGGGACAGGCCACGATCAACGAGGTGAACATCGGTATCGCCATGCGCGATATCAAGCGTGCCCTCCTCGGCGCCGACGTCAACTACAAGGTTACCAAGAAGTTCGTCGAGGATGTGAGGGAGAAAGCCCTGGGACAGGATGTCGTCAAGAGCGTTTCTCCGGCCCAGATGATCGTCAAGATCGTCAGCGACGAGCTGACGGAGATCATGGGAGGCGAAAACAAGCCGTTGAATCTGACGACAAAGAAGCTCCCGGCCGTCGTCATGGTGGCCGGTCTGCAGGGGTCAGGCAAGACCACCTTCTGCGCCAAGCTTGCCCGGCGGCTGAAAAAGAGCGGCAAGCACCCGATGCTTGTCGCTGCCGACGTTTACCGTCCCGCGGCTGTCGAGCAGTTGAAAACGCTTGGTGGCCAGGTAGATGTTCCTGTGTTTTCCGTCGAGGAACAGGACGCCCTGAAGGCCGCCCGCGAAGGCCTCGAGGAGGCTCGCGCCAAAGGCATCGATGTCGTGATCGTCGATACGGCCGGCAGGTTGCAGATAGACGAACGCATGATGGACGAGGCCGAGACGCTCAAGGAGATGCTCAAGCCGGAGGAGCTGCTTTTCGTCGTCGACGCCATGATCGGGCAGGAGGCCGTCAATACGGCGAAAGCGTTCAACGACCGGCTTGATTTCGATGGCGTGGTTCTGACGAAGCTCGACGGCGACGCCAGGGGCGGCGCGGCGCTTTCGATCAAGCATGTCGTTGACAAGCCGATCAAGTTCATGAGTGTCGGGGAAAAGGTTGACGATCTCGACGTTTTTTATCCCGACCGTATGGCCCAGCGTATACTGGGTATGGGCGATATCGTCAGTTTCGTTGAGAAGGCGCAGGAGACCCTCGATATCGAGAAAACCCGCAAGATGCAGTCGCGGCTGCTGAAAAACGAGTTCGATCTCGAAGATTTCTTCGATCAGCTTCAGCAGCTCAAGAAAATGGGGTCCATCCAGGGGCTTGTCGAGATGGTGCCGGGTCTCAACAAGATGATTCCCAAGAAGGATCTCGATGACCTCGATTTCAAGCCTATAGAAGCCATCATTTCCTCCATGACCAGGGAAGAGAAGGCGGCCCCCGAAATCATTAACGGCAGTCGGCGTCAGAGAATCGCCAGGGGGAGCGGGACAAGCGTTCAGGATGTCAACATGCTCCTGAAGCAGTTCAAGGAGATGAAAAAAATGATGAGTTCCGTGACGAAGATGACCAAGTCCGGAAGAAAGATCCTGCCGCAGAACCTGCCGCTGGACAAGCTTTTAAAACGATGA
- a CDS encoding Fe-S cluster assembly protein HesB: MMDGNEICEFQEKVFAFYRENGRRFPWRGTVDRYAVMVSETMLQQTQAERVAARFPEWMARFPDIVSLADASLKDVLGCWSGLGYNSRGQRLQRCARIVADVHGGVVPGSPGELIRLPGIGAYTSRSIPIFADNLDIATVDTNIRRILIHQFSLPESITQRALLDLAERLLPRGRSRDWHNALMDYGALVLTGKRTGVGPRTKQSAFKGSNRWYRGRIIRALVGTDGLFLDEVEVAYGRRGLDMLARLEEEGLVERVEASGREPFFRIPE, from the coding sequence ATGATGGACGGCAACGAGATATGCGAGTTTCAGGAGAAGGTGTTTGCTTTCTACCGCGAGAACGGGCGGCGCTTTCCCTGGCGCGGGACGGTCGATCGTTACGCCGTCATGGTGAGCGAGACGATGCTTCAGCAGACGCAGGCTGAGCGTGTCGCGGCGAGGTTTCCCGAATGGATGGCCCGTTTTCCCGACATCGTTTCCCTGGCAGACGCGTCACTCAAGGACGTGCTCGGATGCTGGAGCGGGCTCGGTTACAACTCGAGGGGGCAGCGGCTGCAGCGTTGCGCCCGTATCGTCGCCGACGTCCACGGCGGAGTCGTTCCGGGCTCTCCCGGGGAACTCATCAGGCTGCCCGGCATAGGAGCGTATACGTCGCGTTCCATACCTATCTTCGCCGACAATCTCGACATCGCCACTGTCGACACCAACATCAGGAGGATACTCATCCATCAATTCTCCCTTCCGGAGAGCATCACTCAGCGAGCGCTGCTCGACCTCGCCGAACGCCTGCTTCCCCGAGGCAGGAGCCGGGACTGGCACAATGCGCTCATGGACTACGGTGCGCTGGTGCTGACGGGCAAAAGAACCGGCGTTGGCCCGCGGACGAAGCAGTCGGCCTTCAAGGGATCGAACAGATGGTATCGGGGCAGGATCATCAGGGCGCTTGTCGGCACCGACGGCTTGTTCCTGGATGAAGTCGAGGTCGCATACGGCCGGAGGGGTCTTGACATGCTCGCGCGGCTCGAGGAAGAAGGGCTCGTGGAGAGGGTGGAGGCTTCGGGGCGAGAGCCTTTTTTCAGGATTCCCGAATAA
- a CDS encoding AMP-dependent synthetase/ligase, with translation MGLIYPEFQTLPDLFDRVFSHYRGQAKKFPIARKVNGAYEPISYDSLHADVSSLAAYLKHKGIVTKDRIAILSENRPGWYLADMAILGIGAIDVPLYPSLPPNQIEYILKDSGCRAIVVSSMLQLGKVLSVWQNLPDLEFVVALNRLEETVEGVVEVAEAKEIGRKILKNEPDFVSYAMVRPDDTATIIYTSGTTGLPKGVMLSHRNICENVKSCSSIIRLDESDRSLSFLPLSHAYERTGGYYLLFACGAQIYLAESIETISMNLVEAKPTIVFTVPRLFDRIRANILKQIAQQSPVKQKIFQWALETGLIFHKKLEKGKPSPLQIARHALAQRLVYSKIQQRFGEHLRYFVSGGAALPRKIGEFYQALGITILEGYGLTETSPVTNVNRPENVKFGTVGKVVDNVEIKIEADGEILFRGPNIMQGYWNDTKATREVIRDGWFHTGDIGELDEEGRLRITDRKKHIIVTSGGKNIAPLPIEQLISESKYVDQVMVVGEKKPFLMALIVPNFPELESFAEEEQITFGSRKELISDKKILGVYESLVRNISRKLATHEKVRKFMLTEEPFTIENGYLTPTLKLKRKAISTAFDTEIEEVYNHMNAVYNSD, from the coding sequence ATGGGACTTATCTATCCAGAATTTCAAACCCTCCCGGATCTCTTCGATCGCGTATTCAGTCACTACAGGGGACAGGCGAAAAAATTCCCCATAGCCCGCAAGGTCAATGGTGCGTACGAGCCGATCTCCTACGACTCACTGCATGCCGACGTCAGCTCCCTCGCGGCCTATCTCAAGCATAAAGGAATCGTGACGAAGGACAGGATCGCTATTCTGTCAGAAAACCGGCCTGGCTGGTACCTTGCCGACATGGCGATACTCGGCATCGGAGCCATAGACGTCCCGCTCTACCCTTCGCTGCCGCCAAACCAGATAGAGTACATACTGAAGGATTCCGGATGCCGGGCGATCGTCGTCTCAAGCATGCTGCAACTCGGCAAGGTGCTTTCAGTCTGGCAGAACCTTCCCGATCTCGAATTCGTCGTCGCGCTCAACCGCCTCGAGGAAACCGTCGAAGGGGTCGTCGAGGTTGCCGAGGCCAAGGAAATCGGCCGGAAAATACTGAAGAATGAACCCGACTTCGTCAGCTACGCGATGGTCAGGCCAGACGATACCGCGACGATCATCTACACATCCGGTACCACCGGCCTGCCGAAAGGCGTCATGCTGAGCCACCGCAACATCTGCGAAAACGTCAAGTCCTGTTCATCGATCATACGTCTCGACGAATCTGACAGAAGCCTTTCCTTCCTGCCTCTGTCGCATGCCTACGAACGAACGGGGGGCTACTACCTGCTTTTTGCCTGCGGCGCCCAGATCTATCTTGCCGAGAGCATCGAAACCATTTCCATGAACCTGGTCGAGGCAAAACCGACGATCGTCTTCACCGTACCCCGCCTTTTCGACCGTATCAGGGCGAACATTCTCAAACAGATAGCGCAGCAAAGCCCCGTTAAACAGAAAATCTTCCAGTGGGCGCTGGAAACAGGCCTGATATTCCACAAAAAACTCGAAAAAGGCAAGCCTTCACCGCTGCAGATTGCACGTCATGCGCTCGCACAGCGGCTTGTCTACTCCAAAATCCAGCAACGCTTCGGTGAACATCTTCGATATTTCGTTTCAGGCGGCGCAGCGCTTCCCCGGAAAATCGGCGAATTCTATCAGGCGCTCGGCATCACCATTCTCGAGGGTTACGGGCTGACAGAGACGTCGCCGGTAACCAACGTGAACAGACCGGAAAACGTCAAGTTCGGTACGGTCGGCAAGGTCGTCGACAATGTCGAGATAAAAATCGAGGCCGACGGCGAAATTCTTTTCCGGGGACCGAATATCATGCAGGGGTACTGGAACGACACGAAAGCCACCCGTGAAGTCATTCGCGACGGCTGGTTCCACACGGGCGACATCGGTGAACTCGACGAGGAAGGACGCCTGAGAATAACCGACCGGAAAAAACATATCATCGTCACTTCTGGAGGGAAAAACATTGCGCCGTTACCTATTGAACAACTGATCTCCGAGAGCAAATACGTCGACCAGGTAATGGTTGTGGGTGAAAAAAAACCGTTCCTGATGGCACTTATCGTTCCGAATTTCCCGGAACTGGAATCTTTCGCCGAAGAAGAACAGATAACCTTCGGCAGCCGGAAAGAGCTGATAAGCGATAAAAAAATACTCGGCGTCTATGAGTCCCTGGTCAGAAACATATCGAGAAAACTCGCCACTCATGAAAAGGTGAGAAAGTTCATGCTGACCGAAGAACCCTTCACGATAGAAAACGGCTACCTCACCCCGACGCTCAAACTCAAGAGAAAAGCCATCTCGACGGCTTTCGACACGGAGATCGAGGAGGTATACAACCACATGAACGCCGTCTATAACTCCGATTGA
- a CDS encoding MBL fold metallo-hydrolase — protein MLALGSFRLHTLDVQYFRLDGGSVFGVVPKVLWEKVVEPDDLNRVRLSMRMLLARSNGRNILVDAAMGTAWSEKMKAIYGLSEWRLDEELANAGIGRDDITDVVFTHLHFDHVAGAFEEKNGRLSSVFPNARFHVQRRNLETALSPNLKEKPSYIAVFVEALAASESLNLIDGPCELFPGFELMPCGEGHTAGHQLVKISGDETTLVHAGDLVPSSAHLGLNRVMALDILPLEVINEKTRLLGEIIDGNGILYFAHDPFIEAATIRRDDGRIVADRTVRL, from the coding sequence ATGCTCGCCCTCGGAAGCTTTCGCCTGCATACCCTCGACGTCCAGTATTTCCGTCTTGACGGAGGTTCAGTATTTGGCGTTGTGCCAAAGGTTCTCTGGGAAAAAGTCGTCGAGCCTGACGACCTCAACAGGGTCAGGCTCTCGATGCGGATGCTCCTGGCAAGGAGCAACGGGCGCAACATTCTCGTGGACGCAGCCATGGGGACGGCATGGTCGGAGAAAATGAAAGCCATTTACGGCCTTTCCGAGTGGCGGCTCGACGAAGAACTCGCCAACGCGGGGATAGGCCGAGACGACATTACCGACGTTGTTTTCACCCATCTTCATTTCGATCACGTGGCGGGCGCCTTCGAGGAAAAGAACGGTCGCCTGTCAAGCGTTTTTCCGAATGCCCGGTTTCACGTGCAGCGCAGAAACCTCGAAACCGCCCTTTCCCCGAACCTGAAGGAGAAGCCGAGTTACATTGCGGTTTTCGTGGAGGCCCTTGCGGCCAGCGAATCGCTGAACCTGATCGACGGGCCCTGCGAACTGTTTCCTGGCTTCGAGCTGATGCCCTGCGGTGAAGGGCATACCGCCGGCCATCAGCTCGTCAAAATCAGCGGCGATGAAACCACGCTGGTCCATGCCGGCGATCTCGTGCCATCCTCGGCGCATCTCGGCCTGAACAGGGTGATGGCGTTAGACATTCTTCCGCTGGAGGTCATCAATGAAAAAACACGGCTGCTCGGCGAGATCATCGACGGGAACGGGATACTGTATTTCGCCCACGATCCGTTTATCGAGGCGGCCACCATACGCCGTGATGATGGGCGTATCGTTGCCGACAGAACAGTGAGGCTCTGA
- the rplS gene encoding 50S ribosomal protein L19, translating into MDQLIQMVEATQDRQDLPELHPGDTIKMQLKVIEGEKERLQAFEGVVISQKGAGTSRTVTVRKISNGVGVERIIPLNSPNIESIEVLKYGKARRAKLSYLRQRTGKAALKVKERKVVASSK; encoded by the coding sequence ATGGACCAGCTTATTCAAATGGTTGAAGCGACGCAGGATCGCCAGGACCTGCCCGAACTGCATCCCGGTGACACCATTAAAATGCAGCTCAAGGTTATCGAGGGCGAGAAGGAACGTCTTCAGGCTTTCGAGGGAGTCGTCATCAGCCAGAAAGGCGCGGGCACTTCCAGAACCGTGACTGTTCGTAAAATTTCCAACGGCGTCGGTGTGGAACGCATCATTCCCCTCAATTCGCCCAACATCGAGAGTATCGAAGTGTTGAAATACGGCAAGGCCCGCCGTGCGAAACTTTCCTACCTCAGGCAGCGTACCGGCAAGGCCGCTCTCAAGGTCAAGGAGCGCAAGGTCGTCGCTTCATCCAAATAG
- a CDS encoding START domain-containing protein has translation MSLLEKIENNTCSLRLEKDWLKIYTCPVPTSDFLSFVGIASIDAPQHGVLSLLYDLEAATEWVWKTREMKILQELDGGEGKRIVYQLVSAPWPLSDREIITESQGFRNPETSEIYIRMKAVPDFIPENDNYVRVPQLEGAWNIMPVDDNRCTVIFRLHIEPGGEIPAWLANIAVIDTPYHTLQNMREMVKRDKYRKELDVPFTFAVGKVDRNYREFIEE, from the coding sequence ATGTCACTGCTTGAAAAAATCGAGAACAACACCTGTTCGCTTCGTCTTGAAAAAGACTGGCTGAAGATTTATACCTGTCCGGTGCCGACGTCCGATTTTCTCTCTTTTGTGGGAATCGCCTCAATCGATGCGCCCCAGCATGGCGTGCTGTCCCTGCTCTATGATCTCGAGGCGGCAACGGAGTGGGTATGGAAAACCCGTGAGATGAAAATTCTTCAGGAGCTGGATGGCGGCGAGGGGAAGAGAATCGTCTATCAGCTCGTCAGCGCTCCCTGGCCGCTTTCAGACAGGGAGATCATTACCGAATCCCAGGGTTTCAGGAATCCCGAAACGTCCGAGATATATATCCGGATGAAAGCCGTTCCAGATTTTATTCCTGAAAACGACAATTATGTCCGGGTTCCACAGCTTGAGGGAGCCTGGAACATCATGCCTGTCGACGACAATCGCTGCACGGTGATTTTCAGGCTGCATATCGAACCCGGCGGCGAAATACCGGCATGGCTTGCAAATATCGCCGTTATCGATACGCCTTACCATACGCTCCAGAATATGAGGGAGATGGTCAAAAGGGATAAATACAGGAAAGAACTCGATGTCCCGTTCACGTTTGCCGTCGGGAAGGTCGATCGCAACTATCGAGAGTTCATAGAAGAGTGA
- the trmD gene encoding tRNA (guanosine(37)-N1)-methyltransferase TrmD codes for MRIDVISVMPRFFQSPLDTGLLAIAEKKGLVEIHVHNLHDYGLGRYRQVDDTPFGGGAGMVLRPEPVFACIETLKAERAYDAVIFLTPDGQGFDQPTANRLSMLKNLIVLCGHYKAVDERIRTRLVTMEISVGDVVLSGGEIPALLLMDAVARLVPGVLGDGESALTDSFQTGMLDCEYYTRPAEFRGMKVPDVLLSGHHRNIEEWRRRNALERTKKRRPDLLGSDRKEEL; via the coding sequence TTGCGTATCGATGTCATTTCCGTCATGCCGCGTTTTTTTCAATCGCCCCTTGATACAGGGTTGCTGGCGATAGCGGAAAAAAAGGGACTCGTCGAGATACATGTCCATAATCTTCACGATTACGGGCTTGGCAGGTATCGTCAGGTGGACGATACGCCTTTCGGCGGCGGTGCGGGCATGGTGCTCAGGCCGGAGCCGGTGTTCGCTTGTATCGAAACGCTGAAAGCGGAAAGAGCATACGACGCCGTGATTTTCCTGACTCCCGACGGACAGGGATTCGACCAGCCGACGGCCAACAGACTGTCCATGCTGAAAAACCTGATCGTTCTCTGCGGCCATTACAAGGCGGTTGACGAACGGATCAGAACGCGGCTTGTGACAATGGAGATATCCGTGGGCGATGTCGTGCTTTCAGGGGGAGAGATTCCCGCGCTGCTTTTGATGGACGCTGTCGCAAGGCTTGTGCCGGGCGTGCTCGGCGACGGAGAATCGGCGCTGACCGATTCTTTTCAGACGGGGATGCTCGATTGCGAATATTATACCAGGCCCGCGGAATTCAGGGGAATGAAGGTTCCCGATGTTCTGCTTTCGGGCCACCATCGCAACATCGAGGAATGGAGAAGACGCAACGCCCTGGAGCGAACGAAAAAGAGGCGTCCTGATCTTCTCGGAAGCGATAGAAAGGAAGAACTCTAA
- a CDS encoding START domain-containing protein yields MDLEKAAGDNWAFRVEHKNICVYSAKMTESDILGFKGVVEMPVSLRRLVSLFYDTGSYPRWVHQLASIQVLDKSEDLEFVIQQVINVPWPMQRREMIFRTGLEAAGESGVAVTMRSEPDYLPCSSAYTRVREGHGKWIFEPLDEGLVRITFIMYVNPGRDVPTPLVNTAMFEVPFYSLQNLRSLAANEAYDPPYPEEVDDFISISEH; encoded by the coding sequence ATGGATCTGGAAAAAGCCGCCGGGGATAACTGGGCGTTTCGCGTCGAGCACAAGAATATCTGTGTCTATTCGGCAAAAATGACCGAGTCCGACATTCTCGGCTTCAAGGGCGTCGTCGAAATGCCGGTTTCACTCAGAAGGCTCGTCAGCCTGTTTTACGACACGGGCAGCTATCCGCGGTGGGTTCATCAGCTCGCAAGCATTCAGGTGCTCGACAAGAGCGAGGACCTCGAATTCGTGATCCAGCAGGTGATCAATGTGCCCTGGCCCATGCAGCGCCGTGAAATGATTTTCCGCACGGGGCTTGAAGCGGCCGGCGAATCGGGCGTGGCGGTGACCATGCGTTCAGAGCCTGACTATCTTCCTTGTTCTTCAGCCTACACGAGGGTGAGGGAGGGACACGGAAAGTGGATCTTCGAACCTCTTGACGAGGGGCTTGTCCGTATCACCTTCATCATGTACGTCAATCCCGGAAGGGATGTCCCCACTCCCCTCGTCAATACGGCCATGTTCGAGGTGCCGTTCTATTCACTGCAGAATTTGAGGAGCCTTGCGGCAAACGAAGCTTACGACCCGCCCTATCCCGAGGAGGTGGATGACTTCATTTCGATAAGCGAGCACTGA
- the rimM gene encoding ribosome maturation factor RimM (Essential for efficient processing of 16S rRNA), with product MSEERYLAGKILKPKGLKGELKILPITDFPESFLERKLFYIGSEGSDAEPFEVLRASLRNGFAYILFRMVDDRDKALALAGKNVYVAEEDLLPLSPDRAYLHELRGLKVFDETGKEAGRVLDVLEMPAHEVYEIECEGKKVLVPAIEEFIEEIDLSRGRMVVRRLDEFA from the coding sequence ATGAGTGAAGAACGGTATCTGGCGGGAAAGATTCTCAAGCCGAAAGGCCTTAAAGGAGAGTTGAAGATTTTGCCGATAACCGATTTTCCCGAAAGTTTCCTGGAACGCAAGCTCTTTTACATCGGCAGTGAAGGAAGCGATGCGGAGCCTTTCGAAGTGCTCCGCGCCTCACTGCGAAATGGTTTTGCCTATATCCTGTTCAGGATGGTGGACGACAGGGACAAGGCCCTCGCGCTTGCCGGAAAGAACGTGTATGTGGCCGAAGAGGACCTGTTGCCGCTTTCTCCCGACAGGGCTTACCTGCATGAACTCCGCGGACTGAAAGTCTTCGACGAGACAGGCAAGGAGGCGGGACGTGTGCTCGATGTGCTGGAAATGCCCGCGCACGAGGTCTACGAGATCGAATGCGAAGGAAAAAAGGTACTCGTGCCGGCGATAGAAGAGTTTATTGAGGAGATCGATCTGTCCCGGGGCCGTATGGTTGTCAGGAGGCTGGATGAGTTTGCATAA
- the rfaE1 gene encoding D-glycero-beta-D-manno-heptose-7-phosphate kinase — protein sequence MKTESLDKLFESFRRIRIAVIGDIMLDRYIFGHISRISPEYPVPVVDVTGETARLGGAANVAVNIRSAGAEALLIGVTGNDANSISLRELLDSQGLTAEHLYSDPLRPTTCKTRILSQNHHITRVDYEKRDHIPAEAEAFILERLAGLAGSLDAIVLQDYNKGVLTPPLIRTIIEKASTQGVPVLVDPKQESFFSYSGCTVFKPNLAEVARALGTALENNDRDIEAACLKLREKLDCEHLVLTRSEKGLTICNDRFTHIPATSLDVADVSGAGDTVIGVLALGIAAGLDIETSSRIANLAAATVCQEVGAAPVDRNRLYASCRDHLR from the coding sequence ATGAAAACAGAATCGCTGGACAAACTGTTCGAGAGCTTTCGGCGCATTCGCATAGCCGTGATCGGCGATATCATGCTCGACAGGTATATTTTCGGACATATATCCCGGATTTCGCCCGAATACCCCGTTCCGGTCGTCGACGTGACCGGGGAAACCGCGAGGCTGGGCGGAGCGGCCAACGTGGCTGTCAACATCCGCTCAGCCGGGGCCGAAGCGCTCCTCATAGGCGTTACGGGAAACGATGCGAACAGCATTTCGCTACGTGAACTTCTCGATAGCCAAGGCCTTACGGCCGAACACCTCTACAGCGATCCGCTGAGACCGACAACCTGCAAAACGCGAATCCTTTCACAAAACCACCACATAACAAGGGTGGATTACGAAAAGCGCGACCACATACCGGCCGAGGCCGAGGCCTTCATCCTTGAACGCCTCGCCGGACTCGCCGGATCTCTCGACGCCATCGTCCTGCAGGACTACAACAAGGGGGTTCTCACGCCGCCGCTCATCCGCACGATCATCGAAAAAGCCTCGACACAGGGGGTCCCGGTGCTCGTGGATCCTAAACAGGAAAGTTTTTTCAGTTACAGCGGTTGCACGGTCTTCAAACCGAACCTCGCCGAAGTTGCCCGCGCTCTCGGCACGGCTCTCGAAAACAACGACCGAGATATCGAGGCCGCCTGCCTGAAACTCAGGGAAAAACTGGACTGCGAACATCTGGTGCTGACAAGAAGCGAAAAAGGTCTGACGATATGCAACGATCGTTTTACGCATATCCCGGCCACCTCGCTCGATGTCGCCGATGTGTCGGGGGCAGGCGATACCGTCATAGGAGTCCTCGCTCTTGGAATCGCGGCGGGACTCGACATCGAAACGAGTTCAAGAATCGCCAATCTCGCGGCTGCAACCGTCTGCCAGGAAGTCGGCGCGGCTCCGGTCGACCGGAACAGGCTCTATGCGTCCTGTCGCGACCATCTCCGCTGA
- the rpsP gene encoding 30S ribosomal protein S16: protein MVKLRLKRAGRKKLPFYHIVAADSRAPRDGKFLEVIGHYQPTAKPHNVTLDKERAAYWLGVGAQPTTTVRCLIRSTGLLHELTLKRKGRSEEEITAEMENWEQREAERLQKRLDIKARRRQAKKAAEAAAQAAEASAQAEEASAQDGSGEGE from the coding sequence TTGGTTAAACTCAGACTGAAACGAGCAGGAAGGAAAAAGCTCCCGTTTTATCATATCGTAGCCGCGGATTCGCGAGCTCCCAGGGACGGCAAATTTCTGGAAGTAATCGGCCACTACCAGCCGACGGCCAAGCCGCATAACGTTACCCTCGACAAAGAGCGCGCGGCTTACTGGCTCGGTGTCGGTGCGCAGCCGACGACCACGGTCCGCTGCCTCATCCGTTCAACAGGCCTGCTTCACGAACTTACCCTCAAGCGCAAGGGGCGCAGCGAGGAAGAGATCACGGCCGAAATGGAAAACTGGGAACAGCGTGAAGCCGAAAGGCTTCAGAAGAGGCTTGATATCAAGGCCCGCCGCCGTCAGGCCAAGAAAGCCGCCGAAGCAGCCGCGCAGGCCGCTGAAGCCTCCGCCCAGGCCGAGGAAGCATCGGCGCAGGATGGTTCGGGTGAAGGGGAGTAG